TATCATTATTATAGTACTTCCATCATTACATTTTTTCCTTCAGTGGTTGCTTATCAGTATAAATATAAtttctttctttgtcttttccACATAAAGTTTACTGGATATTCAATCTCTCAAATCCCTGTTTGCTTCTTCATCGTATCATCCTCCTTCGTCATGTCTTCTTCAAATTCTAACCCTAGAAGGGTTTCCATAGTTGATACCTTCCCTAATGCCCCCATTAGAAGTAGAAGGAGAGGTAGGCTCCGTAATTTAGGATTTGTTCGTGGTTCTTCCACTCCTTTACCTAGTTCTGGTccttcttctagaactaggggttcactttcacaaagatcttcttcaagaggtaaagaaccttctgaacctcttcgtgaGCCTAAATTAGAGGAGATAGTTCCTACGGAACTATCTTCTCTTAGGAACCAAGTCTCTAGTTTAGATCGTGTTGATATTTATCCCACTCAAATTACAAAAGGTTTGATTTCTGTAGTTCGTAGAGACTGTCATTGGAGTAGTGATTTCCctattattatccctaatccaaatcaaAGAATCACCTCTTACATGACAGGGTTTTCTTTaatttatacataccctttcacctTAGGGTTTAGACCATCTATTGACCATGTTATTCTTGAGTTCTGTCGTTTCTTCGATGTTTGTTtggggtcaaattggcccaatcatatggagggttattgcctgtttgaggcatttgatCAACACAACTGGTGTTCCCTTTACTTTCCCTTATTTGATTCACCTTTACTCCCCTAGACTCTTCCGCAATTATGTTTTCACACAAGTAACCAGGAGCAAGAGAGTTTTGGTGAGCCTTGAGGATGACAAAGACCatggctggtatgccaggtttgttgctgcccccactgttggtttagtgggtgatgataatgttcccttccctgagaagtgaaattttgcacgtaagtctttttAACTTTCTcgtatcttttttttcttcaagtttgtcaacttttctaattttgctttttttaacaaccatgggagttgtggaagACGTTTCTAATTTTCGTGATTGGGTAGACAAGTTATTGAGGACCGCACCAATGGATGGTAGGTCTTGGAAGACACTTTCTAACCgttttggttggaaagtaaaaactcatggtaaaagattttattttatttcatcttTTCGTGTATTTTTTTTATTGCACTAATTTCAATACATCTTTTTATCAAGATTTGCTATTCGTGGAGTCACTACCGAGGCAGTCGCGGCTTCCCGCATCTCTTTGGAAAGGGCTCAAGAAATAATCTTGGGTTCTTCTGCAAAAAAGAAAAGTCGTTGCCGTTGAGGAACAAGACTCTGAAGAGGAGGAAGACGGGGGCTCTTTGGTGACAAGGCCACGAGCTCGAAGACGCatcatttctgatgatgaagcAGAGGTATCCCCCCGTCGTTCTGTTCCTCTTACCGAGTCTTCTGAGACTCCGGTACTGATTCCTGATGATGACGTTGCTCCTGTTGCTGCTCATGACTCTGTTGAGCAGCTTTGTATTAGCGGGTTTGGTAGTGAAGGATTAGGCCCTGTTTTAGATGAAGTACCCTTGGCTTCTTCTTCGACACCCGTGTCTGTAACTCATTCTTTGCCAGTCTCGATTGTTCCCATTCCTCCCCAGACTATTTTTACTAACTCTTATGTTCCTCCTTCGACAATTCCTCATCCAAACATTCATCGCACTGAAGTTGGCTCCTTAAGTAGGAGTGCTGCTATGAGGCGAGTAGTCATTGAAGTCCCTGCTGAGGGCAGTCTCTTAAGGAAATCAGGTCAAGCGATGTATGGCTAGAGCCTTTAATGGGCCCAATTGAGAAAGCTAAGCTAGAGAGCCATAGTTCCGTGACCCTGATGAATGATATTGTGCACGCCACTTTGAAGGTAttccctttctcttttttcttttattttgtaatttttctatctttgaggattcttatttccttttcctctttttaGGCCAACCTTATCGGCACAGAGATGATGAAAAGAGTTGCCCACTAAGATCAATTAGTGCGTGATTCTCAGTTAGAGGTGTGCAATTGGAGGGAACAATTTGAGAGCTTGAAAATTCATGTGGAGTATTTAGAAGAGTGTAAGAGTATCTTGGAGCAGCAGGTACGAGCTTTGACTTCGGAGTTGGCGGTTGAAAAGGCTTCCTCAAGCCAAGCAGATAAAGAAAAAACTCACCTTGAAGCTTCATTCTCAGAGCAGCTGTCCAAGGctagtgaagaaatcagagagttGAATGCTCTTTTGAGTAAACAAGAAGCTTACACTGGGGATCTCGTACAAAATTTGACTCAGGCACAAGAAAGCCTTCGAGCTTCTTCTGATAAGGTGCTGCTTTAGAAAGCTCCCATGCCTCTCTCCTGACTTCTTACAcatctgccttggctgaaaatgagaaGTTAACAAACAAGATTGCTGACTGGGAAagggattatgagatccttgaagataaaTCTGCTATTGAAGTAAGTTGAGAGTTTTTGAATTCACGCAGTGATACCCTaattgaagctggccaagaaaatttcaacttggaatctgagttggctaaaatcaatgaaactattgagaaaGCTCAGCAAACTCAAGATTTTCCTTCTCCCATGGCCGAAGCTTCCACGAATGTTGAAGTCGATATGGGTATCCCAACTATTTCAAGCCCAGTTGAGCCTGTTGCTGCAAGTCAAGTTGAGCCCGCAACTATTAATACTCCTACCTGAGTTGAACCCGTTGCTGTTGATGCTCCTGCTTCAGTACCTTCAACTTCTCAATGACCAGCTTTAGTTGTTTGAatatctttgtttttgttttattcgGAAAATTGTGATCAAACCCTTGGTTTCATTTGAGGGTTTATTTTGGAAACGcaagtccccagaccttttcatggggcaatttgtataaacaattCGTAGCTTTATAACTTAGTTCGTACTTAGTcttaagttttttttaaaaaaaaaatattaagaagttttttcgTTATTATCTTGAACTTCTGTTtactttattcttgcctttatttatAAGGACTTAcaaaataatttgcatttttattcttcaaaaatgcttctgttaacctcatgactaattaatttgaacatgagttttataaaagagggcccttttatattcgacacttaatgaagaagacgtctcaacttcataatggtgtttaacatacgataaaagaataggaacacacatgtttctttgaaaaaactttgacaagtttttatttgaaccttgtctagttttgaataactctttacatgtatttgaattacatctataactttctcgtaactgcttttcttgtaacagatttaaaaaagtaaaaataataaacacgaggtttttatttataacccatttcagtacatagcctttaccctaactataatAAGGTTTTCTTTGGCCTTAGTTCGTGACTTCATGAtttttactctgcacttgactttTTCAGGCTGAACTTTGGTTTTtctcaatcttctttgccttctttatacacatgcttgtgtatattatgtagtcccccaagtgtttgagtgttgacgtatgaagcctcgagcacttgattattcctcttatttggtcctttccctgaaaaaggaaaaacatacgagaCTCGAAGATACGATTACAGATGAAGACTACTTAACCCgttttgaatttctatcagaatattTGTAACCCTCGGCCGGAAAGTTTAATTCCACGTGCTTTGAaagtcgtgactcatcatttagtacgggttagctttttgcctatcatctaaaatcattagtaaaattttagcaattcgaaaatagaattttaaaacatagatacctgaccgtggatattccttagaagtagtatctcttcaaatgaacaacattccaatgtgaaggtagtattttgtcatccattgtttccagttcGTATGGTCCTTTACCTGCAATATCATGAATTCTATAGGGTCCCTCctatgttggacttaatttacaCGCATTAGCTGCCTTCATAGATTGGAAAGcctttttgagcacgaagtccccaattttgaagaatctgaggcgtgctcttcggttgtagtaccgttctatgacttgcttctgtgctgccattcttattaatgtAGCTTCCcgtcttccttcaagtaaatcaagatttACACGCATTTCTTCATCATTAGACTCTTCTGTTGCCTTCGTAAACCTCGTACTTGGCTCTCCTATCTTAACGTGAATTAAAGCTTCTGCTCCATAAACCAAcaaaaatggtgtttctcctgtacttgtttttgcgattgtgcgatatgcccataaaacaccaggtaacactTCTAGCCAATTACTTTTTTATTCCTCTAAATGcttcttcaaattgttgataatgactttatttgttgattctaCTTGCCCATTATccaccggatgataaggcgtagacgtaatccttttaatctgccaactttgaaagaattccgTGTTTTGAGCTCCTATAAACTGAGGGCCATTATcgcacacgatctcctttggtacaccgaatcggcatatgatattctGTCAAATGAAatctttcacttccttttctcgtacctgtttgaatgctcctgcctctacccatttagtaaaataatcagtgagtacgagcaaaaattttacctgtccttttgcttgtggtaatggacccacgatatccattccccatttcataaaagcAATGACCATATGTAGTAACTCcacaggtctatgcatattgttaccgtatctttgacatttatcgtATTTAGCCACGACACTCTTTGCTTCTTCTTCCgttttaggccaataataccctgccctaattagggttcttaccaatgatcttcctcctgcgtggttcccacaatgcccctcgtgtatttccctcattacatactccgtttgagaaggtccgaggcatcttgctaagggaccaccaaatatttttcgataaagattgccttgctttaagcaaTACTAGGCAACCTTTTTTCGAATCTCATGAGATTTTTTCTTATCACCAGAGACGGTACCATACTACAAAAAatcaacaatctcgttcctctaATCCCacattaagttattaaaatttatcTCATTCTTGTCGGGGTCtagaactgaatgaaataaatgaatAACTGAAGCATTTGCATCACTTGCCATGTTAGCCGCAGATACGAGATTAGCTAGGGCAtctgcttcaacattttcatcccttggtgTTTGTGTAACTTTccaattttgaaattgttttgtcAAATCTCGTACCTTTTCCAAGTActgctgcatccttgcttccctggctgtataagtccccagcatttgattaactgcgagttgtgaatcactcttgattataatctaatttatgccaagttctcgtgccagttctaaacctgcaatcatagcctcatattctgcctcattgttagttatagaatgacatttgatagcttgtcgaatggtttcacccataGGTGGTACCAATATGATCCCTAAACCTACACCTTTTACGtcagatgaaccatcagtgaataacgTCCAAGTTCCTaggttagctccattgaacacctgtaattctttttctgcttctaatttcatcccttggctaaaatcaaccacgaaatcagctaacacttgagattttatagcagttctaggttggtatgtgatttcgtattcactcaATTCTATAGCCCACATAGCCaatctacctgataactcatgcttatgcaatatattacgtaagggataagcagttactacggCAATAGggtgacactgaaagtaaggtcttaatttcctagatgccatgattaatgcaagtgcaagcttttctaattgaggatattgtgtctctgcatctaacaaagatttactaacataatagatcggatattgtttaccttggtcttctcggactaaaacaacacttaccgctacttcaaaaacagcaaggtaaatgagaagtttttcctcagcctttggttttgccagcaatggtggatttgataagtacattTTCAAATTTCTGAGCACTtgctgacattcctcattccattcaaaatgatcctgctttttaagagctgaaaagaatttagagcatttttctgatgatttggaaatgaatcttcccaaggctgcaattcttccaaTTAATCTCtgaacttttttttttacttgaaagcatatcagggatttcttcaatggccttaatttgtgcgggattcacttcaataccacggttagaaacaagaaaaactaaaaacttacctgatccaacaccaaatgcacatttctcgggatttaacttcatattaattTGCGCAGAATTTGGAAAGtatcagacaagtgtgatatgtgatctctcgaatgctgagttttaacgagcatatcatctatataaacctccatagtttttcccaaatgttcttgaaacattttagtaaccagcctctgatatgttgcaccagcatttttgacaccaaaaggcattactttaaAGCAGTAAGTCCCTCTATCTGTTATAAAttaagttttttcttcatctcccggatccattttgatctgattataacctgaatatgcatctaaaaagcttaataGTTCATgccctgcagttgcatcaatcagcTGATATATATGTGGTGGGGGAAATGAATCTTTAGGGCAAGTTTtattaaggtctgtgtaatctacacaaactcgccacttaccattcttctttggaactacgacagtattggctaacaattaggatactttacctcgcagATGGATCCAATCATTAGCAATTTTGAacctcttcttgaatcacctgattcttgaaagttccttgctttcttttcttttgcttgacaaGAGGGtatgatgggtcttcatttaatttgtgagtcatcacctccggtggtatccctgtcatgtcagagtgggaccaagcaaaatagtctacattagtttttaaaaattcaattaacttacctttcatgccttggctaagattggcccctacgtagacttttttatcaggccattAAGCAAATAACACAACAAGCTCCAATTCCtcaatttttgttttgatattttcattttcttctggttctctAATGGTGTCAGGCCCTGAATCCACACCTGTTCGTCcctgttcagttgaagtttgtGTTGTGGTGCCCTCAACTGTCTTTTGTGTTTgctattttccttcatttttcgtACTTGAATTTTCTATAGAATTGATGCTCCTAGAtgtatgttgatctccacgaatttgacaTACTCCTagggtgatggaaatttaatgacttgatgcaaggttgaaagaacaacatccatttcatggatccatggtctcccaaggatcatattgtaagccatgtCCATATGTACtacttgaaactttgtatctttgatgaCTCCTTCTGtgaatgtggtgagtgttacctctcctttcgttacaacactagaattgtcaaatccagatagagtatgtgCCTTTGGTATTATTCTATCTTCTGCTTGCATCTCAcataatactcttagcaaaataatgttcacggaactacctgtatccatcaaaactcattttacattAGTATAATGTACATTTAGAgttattaccagtgcatcgttatgaggggttaatacaccatctgcatctgcatctgCACCATCAAATGTAATTCTTTCTTCCTCTATGACATGCCGCACCcatttcccttgggtaattgtaactttggaaattttgttagctgcagtGTATGATATGCCATTGATATCTTCACCTCTGCTTATAACATTGAcggttcttttgggagaaggtggcttCGGAggctcctgcctattcttcatgtaagcttgcttacctttcttACTGAACAACTCAGTGAGATATccctgttttaataaatgatcaacttcactttgtaaaaacctACAATCTGTCGTTTTATGCTCatggtcattatgaaactcgcaccaatgatTAGGGTTgcacctgtttggattcgatctcatctctttttaccatcgtaccttatctcccatgcttctctaAACAGCTAGGAGCTCAGAAGTGCTCACGTTGAAACTATAACCGCCAAATCtcgccttcaaatttctatcatcatctcgtgactcatagGTATTTCGATCATTTataaatcttgatgaagaacctgacTCTCTATTCCTTGATCTGTGATCATACCTTTGATTGTCCTGCTTTAATCGTGAGTcttttcccgcaggtcccatgtatggatcgtacctgtttttaccggatctttttCAGTCTCCGCACGTCTCaaacttaccttttcttctttttgaagtcGTGGAatagtatcttcttctatcctcagcttcgtgctatacaTGTTGTAAACGTCATTCCATGCTGTGGCTGGGAATTcacgaaggctttctttgagtcgcctcgtagcttctgagtttttttcattcaaattgcttgtgaaagctatagctgtCCAATTATCTAGTACACGTGGTAATGCCATTCTTTCACATTGGAATCTGTCCACGAACTATCTAAGCAATTCTaagtccccttgcttgatcttgaaaatatcttccattcttttttcgactttttgagctctCGAGTGTgatttgatgaaagaatctgtaagctcagcaaaagaatttatagaatttttgggtaaaagagaataccaagTTAATGCTCCCTTGATGAGTGTTTCATCgaattttttgactaatactgattcaatctcctgcttagtcaaatcgttgccCTTCATgcctgttgtgaatgcagtcacgtggtctcgtgggtttgttgttccatcatattttggaatatcaggcattttgaatttctttggaattgggaggggagcaccacttggcttccagggttgctGTGAATATTTATCCATGTCTATCCCTTTCATTACGGGAGGCACCCCGGGTATTTGttctatgcggtcactttgctccttgggctgtttctgcaatgttagtactgaattttgtaaattagaattgactaagttacctggtTCTCCCTCCTGTGATTCGCTGGGGGTTCCACCACTACCTGAATTAACGAGCCCGGAccgagggttctccaaagtgttgttatttggagtgggtgtggctggtgcaacaggtaactggctagcaaaagcctcaagagctttattgacctgagcagcaattagtttttgcaaagcttcatcgataacttcaacattttcaaattgagtggttccatttgtatgagatccatcaggagtgcCGTCACGAGACCGCCGAGGAGAGCCTCGTGGAGAAGGGACCGGGGTGCGAGTACCCTGTGGATCTCCCTGAAGTAGTTGGTTTCCTTGATTTCCTTGGTTTCCTTGATTTCCTTGGATGTTGTCATTATTATTCGACAtgattgatgcaacaaggaaagttaagccAAAAGAGAGTAGATTATCAAatttccggtaacggaaccaatttgtttaaccaaaaaatgggatttcggtcaaagctttaatttagaagaactcgggttactgataatcaaaagaatatatgaaagaaagtaatttggctagaaataatataatcagaagaaaaacaagtaaattaATATATTcaaatagtatttcgtgtccctacaattgatcaGTTATCTCCCTTTTATATTTGAGAGATATGCGTTTTGCCCTTGTCATAATTatgctattatgagtaattaaagacattgaatgctacgttacacaatcattgtatttaatacaaattctctaatgtattcagtatttaatgctcattaaatactgtatctgtactctcatatattgtcagattcattccccttGATTCCTGGacctaaatgacttaaataggtacgggagCCGAGTCCTTTGAATAtctgcccgtgcctcttcctttgtctttgctcgtatctgttgcaactcgtgtctcTTTGCCAGCTGAAACTCTTTGACTAGTCTACGTGTTTTGACACGTCATCTTTATTCCACTTTAATatataaactcaatttttcccaatacaaggAGTTCCTTTTCTTGTTAAAATTTACAACTAGCTGCAAAAAGCAGAATTTTTATTaaggaatttaaaaaaaaacgtaAAGAAGCTAAGAGAATTCCACAtctaata
This genomic stretch from Nicotiana sylvestris chromosome 9, ASM39365v2, whole genome shotgun sequence harbors:
- the LOC138877654 gene encoding uncharacterized protein translates to MTGIPPEVMTHKLNEDPSYPLVKQKKRKQGTFKNQDHFEWNEECQQVLRNLKMYLSNPPLLAKPKAEEKLLIYLACHPIAVVTAYPLRNILHKHELSGRLAMWAIELSEYEITYQPRTAIKSQVLADFVVDFSQGMKLEAEKELQVFNGANLGTWTLFTDGSSDVKGVGLGIILVPPMGETIRQAIKFNQMLGTYTAREARMQQYLEKVRDLTKQFQNWKVTQTPRDENVEADALANLVSAANMASDANASVIHLFHSVLDPDKNEINFNNLMWD